In Leptospira bouyouniensis, the following proteins share a genomic window:
- the ligA gene encoding NAD-dependent DNA ligase LigA, producing MPKKSKADDPKKRILELRKEINRHNDLYYKDNSPVITDKEFDLLVKELQKLEKENPNLTDVSSPTAQVGSDLSPQFSKFKHKVPVLSLENTYNETELSEWLEKTGIEENYSLEWKIDGASILLYYENGKLTHCVTRGSGGIGDIVTENVKTISTIPHSLSEPLNLTVRGEIFMTFADFEEFNEEYGGKFANPRNLAAGSIKQKDPMDVAKRPLRIYVYDVYFSSSRKGINSHKDILSLLKKEKFPLAPDTTILTGAKLLKEIESYRKKKDKMPFPVDGLVIKLDSLNLRENLGETSHSPRWARAFKFDALLKETTIEEIDFAIGRTGKVTPRAKVTPISLAGTTVTYATLHNQDYINQLGAGIGAKVLISKRGEIIPAVEKVTFPPKSIFVLPNHCPSCNTKLTKVDDSVDFFCTNRNCPERKLNQLIFFCSKKQMNIEGLGERQIQIFFEKGWVKDIPDLYTLEKYKSTLIELDGFGEKSVKIIFDAIAKSKEKDFRFTLPSIGLNEVGPKVTEILIENGYDSWDKLLTLSKSKTASEELKAIHGIGPRTIDALLGHLKDKETLKLVSTLIKLGLKFQADETEKSDLQPFVGQSWCVTGSFENFQPRDLAMDLITRHGGKKVTGVSSKTTHLLYGPGAGSKLDKATELGVKLVSESEFLDLLKKEGIQIQP from the coding sequence TTGCCTAAAAAATCAAAAGCAGATGATCCTAAAAAACGAATTTTAGAACTTCGTAAAGAAATCAATCGTCATAATGATTTGTATTACAAGGATAACTCACCGGTCATCACTGACAAAGAATTTGATTTACTCGTCAAAGAACTACAAAAACTAGAAAAAGAAAATCCAAATCTAACAGATGTATCTTCTCCAACAGCACAAGTAGGATCGGATTTAAGCCCACAATTTAGTAAATTTAAACACAAAGTTCCGGTATTATCCTTAGAAAATACCTATAATGAAACCGAACTCTCCGAATGGTTAGAGAAAACGGGGATCGAGGAAAACTATTCTTTAGAATGGAAAATTGATGGCGCCTCTATCTTGTTATACTACGAAAACGGGAAACTCACCCATTGTGTAACAAGAGGTTCTGGTGGAATTGGAGATATTGTCACAGAAAATGTAAAAACCATTTCTACCATCCCTCATTCTTTATCAGAACCTTTGAACCTAACAGTCCGTGGTGAAATATTTATGACCTTCGCTGATTTTGAAGAATTCAACGAAGAGTATGGTGGAAAGTTTGCCAATCCAAGAAACTTAGCTGCAGGTTCCATCAAACAAAAAGACCCAATGGATGTCGCCAAACGTCCGTTACGAATTTATGTTTATGATGTATATTTTTCAAGTTCTAGAAAAGGAATCAATTCTCATAAAGATATCTTAAGTTTATTAAAAAAAGAAAAGTTTCCACTCGCACCTGATACAACGATTTTGACAGGAGCCAAGTTACTCAAAGAAATCGAATCCTATCGCAAAAAAAAAGACAAAATGCCATTTCCAGTGGATGGACTTGTGATCAAACTGGATTCTTTAAACTTACGAGAAAATTTAGGTGAAACTAGTCATTCCCCACGTTGGGCAAGGGCCTTTAAGTTTGATGCACTCCTCAAAGAAACCACAATTGAAGAAATTGATTTTGCCATTGGACGTACAGGAAAAGTCACACCCCGTGCCAAAGTAACACCCATCTCTCTTGCAGGAACCACTGTCACATATGCCACCTTACACAATCAAGACTACATCAATCAACTTGGTGCAGGCATTGGTGCAAAAGTTTTAATCTCCAAACGTGGGGAAATCATTCCTGCTGTGGAAAAAGTGACCTTCCCTCCAAAATCGATTTTTGTCCTACCGAATCATTGTCCATCGTGTAACACAAAATTAACGAAGGTTGACGATTCTGTCGATTTCTTCTGCACAAATAGGAATTGCCCTGAGCGAAAACTAAACCAACTCATCTTTTTTTGCAGCAAAAAACAGATGAACATTGAAGGTTTAGGTGAACGACAAATTCAGATTTTTTTTGAAAAAGGTTGGGTGAAAGACATACCCGATTTGTATACATTAGAAAAATACAAATCAACCTTAATCGAGTTAGATGGATTTGGTGAAAAATCTGTGAAAATTATCTTTGATGCAATAGCGAAATCTAAAGAAAAAGATTTTCGATTCACACTCCCTTCCATCGGTTTAAATGAAGTGGGTCCAAAGGTCACAGAAATTCTCATCGAAAACGGATATGATTCCTGGGACAAACTCCTCACCCTTTCCAAATCCAAAACAGCTAGTGAAGAATTAAAAGCCATTCATGGTATCGGACCACGAACCATCGATGCATTGCTTGGCCATTTAAAAGACAAAGAAACTCTAAAATTGGTAAGTACCTTAATCAAACTAGGACTTAAGTTCCAAGCAGACGAAACCGAAAAAAGCGATTTACAACCGTTTGTTGGTCAAAGTTGGTGTGTGACAGGTAGTTTTGAAAATTTCCAACCGCGTGACTTAGCGATGGACCTCATCACGAGACACGGCGGAAAAAAAGTAACAGGTGTTTCGTCAAAGACAACACACCTTCTCTATGGACCAGGTGCCGGCTCTAAACTCGACAAGGCCACTGAACTTGGTGTGAAACTTGTTTCCGAATCAGAATTTTTAGATCTTTTGAAAAAAGAAGGGATTCAGATCCAACCATGA
- a CDS encoding ArsR/SmtB family transcription factor, translating into MPKEGKDTDLVFKAMADPNRRKVLDLLFSKNGQTLSQLCEELDMQRQSATQHIDILINANLISFVWKGREKLHFINPVPIYEVYERWVRKFEENRLSFLHDLKTQLEGDTHGAT; encoded by the coding sequence ATGCCCAAAGAAGGAAAAGATACAGATCTGGTTTTCAAAGCAATGGCCGACCCAAATCGGCGAAAGGTTCTAGATCTACTCTTTTCTAAAAATGGACAAACACTCAGCCAATTATGTGAAGAACTGGATATGCAAAGACAATCGGCAACCCAACACATTGATATCTTGATCAATGCCAATCTCATTTCCTTTGTTTGGAAAGGGCGTGAAAAACTACATTTCATCAACCCAGTTCCGATTTACGAAGTGTACGAACGTTGGGTACGTAAATTTGAAGAAAATCGATTAAGTTTTTTGCATGATTTAAAAACCCAGCTTGAAGGAGACACTCATGGAGCAACATAA